Proteins from a single region of Halorubrum sp. 2020YC2:
- a CDS encoding transposase: MNADASGSPPSRRKSVLFCPECRFESALSDGWLVVSDGDERTVVCPECGHVADHRSERSAPTPQHAD; this comes from the coding sequence ATGAACGCAGACGCCAGCGGTTCCCCGCCCTCCCGCCGGAAGTCGGTCCTCTTCTGCCCGGAGTGTCGTTTCGAGAGCGCCCTGTCGGACGGGTGGCTCGTCGTCAGCGACGGCGACGAGCGCACCGTCGTCTGCCCGGAGTGCGGCCACGTCGCGGACCACCGGTCGGAGCGCTCCGCGCCGACGCCGCAGCACGCGGACTAG
- a CDS encoding FxsA family protein, producing the protein MRPRTLLALLLVVPLVDALFLIVVATRLGWAVTVALVVLTAVLGMLLLRAEGRATLARIQRKVSRGAPPTDELLDGGLLIAAGAFLLTPGLVTDAVGFLFALPLSRVPIRMALKKYVVVPYIERETDGFLSGNVYIGGFPGDGEGGFSMGGGSGFPGGGPGGASGGGPDGFSGGEGDDGDGGVGGSADPGDASADDDVVDVEYTVEDEEQRRTD; encoded by the coding sequence ATGCGCCCGCGAACGCTGCTCGCGCTGCTGCTCGTCGTCCCCCTCGTGGACGCGCTGTTCTTGATCGTGGTCGCGACGCGGCTCGGGTGGGCCGTGACGGTCGCGCTCGTCGTGTTGACGGCCGTCCTCGGGATGCTCCTGTTGCGCGCCGAGGGCCGGGCGACGCTCGCGCGTATCCAGCGCAAAGTGTCGCGCGGGGCGCCGCCGACCGACGAACTGCTCGACGGCGGCCTGCTCATCGCGGCGGGCGCGTTCCTGCTCACGCCGGGGCTCGTCACCGACGCGGTCGGCTTCCTGTTCGCGCTCCCGCTCTCGCGGGTCCCGATCCGGATGGCCTTGAAGAAGTACGTCGTCGTCCCGTACATCGAACGCGAGACGGACGGGTTCCTCTCGGGCAACGTCTACATCGGCGGCTTCCCCGGCGACGGCGAAGGCGGCTTCTCGATGGGCGGCGGGAGCGGCTTCCCCGGCGGCGGTCCCGGCGGCGCCTCGGGCGGTGGTCCCGACGGGTTCTCCGGCGGCGAGGGAGACGACGGCGACGGCGGCGTCGGGGGGAGCGCGGACCCCGGCGACGCGTCGGCGGACGACGACGTGGTCGACGTGGAGTACACGGTCGAAGACGAGGAGCAGCGGCGGACCGACTGA
- a CDS encoding 5-formyltetrahydrofolate cyclo-ligase: MDKQAVREAVWDAFDEGDQARFPFPPHDRIPNFAGADEAAARLAETEAWESAATLKANPDAPQLPVRRAALRAGKAVYVAQPRLRDPNPFLRLDPAEIPPEEIDDATTVSGISEYGTPTAPEDVAHVDLIVAGSVGVTTDGARIGKGEGYSDLEWAVLRELDAVDSEAQRASGGEGRSPSDNRAPPGDSRTQSDDGVTTVATTVHELSVLDGPESAVRTALTDPDAELPAPDAHDVPLDLVVTPERTIRTDTPHARPEGIDWDALDAERLSEIPVLANRTPEEK; this comes from the coding sequence ATGGACAAGCAGGCCGTCCGGGAGGCGGTGTGGGACGCCTTCGACGAGGGCGATCAGGCGCGCTTTCCGTTCCCGCCGCACGACCGGATCCCCAACTTCGCCGGCGCGGACGAGGCGGCGGCGCGGCTCGCGGAAACCGAGGCGTGGGAGTCGGCGGCGACGCTGAAGGCCAACCCCGACGCGCCGCAGCTCCCGGTCCGCCGGGCCGCGCTCCGCGCCGGGAAGGCCGTCTACGTCGCGCAGCCGCGGCTCCGCGACCCGAACCCGTTCCTCCGGCTCGACCCGGCCGAGATCCCCCCCGAAGAGATAGACGACGCGACGACCGTCTCCGGCATCTCCGAGTACGGGACGCCAACGGCTCCCGAGGACGTCGCGCACGTCGACCTGATCGTCGCCGGCTCCGTCGGCGTGACGACGGACGGCGCCCGGATCGGCAAGGGGGAGGGGTACAGCGACTTGGAGTGGGCGGTCCTCCGCGAGCTCGACGCGGTCGACAGCGAGGCGCAACGCGCCTCTGGCGGCGAGGGACGGAGTCCCTCTGACAACCGGGCTCCGCCCGGTGACAGCCGGACGCAGTCCGACGACGGAGTCACGACGGTCGCGACGACGGTCCACGAACTCTCCGTTCTCGACGGCCCGGAGTCCGCGGTCCGCACCGCTCTCACCGACCCCGACGCCGAGCTCCCGGCGCCCGACGCCCACGACGTGCCGCTCGACCTCGTCGTCACTCCCGAGCGGACGATCCGGACCGACACGCCGCACGCGCGACCGGAGGGGATTGACTGGGACGCGCTCGACGCGGAGAGGCTGTCGGAGATACCCGTCCTCGCGAACCGGACCCCGGAAGAGAAGTGA
- a CDS encoding DUF1405 domain-containing protein, with protein sequence MDLVGALGRDPPDRESLPRWVAPLPKRLEDVAFRFAWVIVAINLVGTAFGFWYYRFQFRALPTEMWIFIPDSPGATLLIALALGAWALGRSSDTLAALAFFGNIKLGLWTPYVLVAFYPEFLAVNGPALYAFLLFSHLAMVVQAFVLHRITDFPLRAVAVATAWYTVDLLMDYFVPVIGDVTHTSLPYADGAPWFTTTVLQVAAAGAVALTVTPLFWALGTRIATLRNRASDSGA encoded by the coding sequence ATGGACCTCGTCGGCGCGCTCGGCCGTGACCCGCCGGACCGCGAGTCGCTCCCGCGGTGGGTCGCGCCGCTCCCGAAACGGCTGGAGGACGTCGCCTTCCGGTTCGCGTGGGTCATCGTCGCGATCAACCTCGTCGGCACCGCGTTCGGCTTCTGGTACTACCGGTTCCAGTTTCGGGCGCTCCCGACCGAGATGTGGATCTTCATCCCCGACAGCCCCGGGGCGACGCTGCTCATCGCGCTCGCGCTCGGCGCGTGGGCGCTCGGGCGGTCGAGCGACACCCTCGCCGCGCTCGCCTTCTTCGGAAATATCAAGCTCGGGCTGTGGACCCCGTACGTCCTCGTCGCCTTCTACCCGGAGTTCCTCGCGGTCAACGGCCCGGCGCTGTACGCGTTCCTCCTCTTCAGCCACCTCGCGATGGTGGTCCAGGCGTTCGTCCTTCACCGCATCACCGACTTCCCGCTCCGCGCGGTCGCGGTCGCGACCGCGTGGTACACCGTCGACCTGCTGATGGACTACTTCGTGCCCGTGATCGGCGACGTGACCCACACCTCGCTGCCGTACGCCGACGGCGCGCCGTGGTTCACCACGACCGTCCTTCAGGTCGCTGCCGCGGGCGCGGTCGCGCTCACCGTGACCCCGCTGTTCTGGGCGCTCGGGACCCGGATCGCGACGCTCCGGAACCGCGCGAGCGACTCCGGAGCCTAG
- the engB gene encoding GTP-binding protein EngB: MFEDRPDRDAEVVLVGRSNVGKSTLMRELTGHDFSTGGKPGVTRQPNHFDWASESFMFTDLPGFGFMSGVEDEHREQIKTDIVRYLEDNADSILAGVVVMDGKAAVDIIDRHAERGNIPHDVEMFGFLEDVGVEPIVAVNKTDKIDDVDERLDEICDRLGLYPPWQQWSDRVAPICAKRGDIEALEECLRTRFHDHNRDDLLKFVS; the protein is encoded by the coding sequence ATGTTCGAAGACCGGCCGGACCGCGACGCCGAGGTCGTCCTCGTGGGGCGCTCGAACGTCGGCAAGTCCACGCTGATGCGCGAGCTGACGGGCCACGACTTCTCGACCGGCGGCAAGCCGGGGGTCACCCGCCAGCCGAACCACTTCGACTGGGCCAGCGAGAGCTTCATGTTCACGGACCTCCCCGGGTTCGGCTTCATGTCCGGCGTCGAAGACGAGCACCGCGAGCAGATCAAGACGGACATCGTGCGCTACCTAGAGGACAACGCCGACTCGATCCTTGCGGGCGTCGTCGTGATGGACGGCAAGGCCGCGGTCGACATCATCGACCGCCACGCCGAGCGCGGGAACATCCCCCACGACGTGGAGATGTTCGGGTTCTTAGAGGACGTGGGCGTCGAGCCCATCGTCGCCGTCAACAAGACCGACAAGATCGACGACGTCGACGAGCGGCTCGACGAGATCTGTGATCGTCTCGGGCTCTACCCGCCGTGGCAGCAGTGGTCCGACCGGGTGGCGCCCATCTGCGCGAAGCGGGGCGACATCGAGGCGTTAGAGGAGTGCCTCCGGACGCGCTTCCACGACCACAACCGCGACGACCTGCTGAAGTTCGTTTCTTAA
- a CDS encoding ribbon-helix-helix domain-containing protein — protein MSADRKPVPVSLPPKLVEELDALVEEGQFGSRSEALRYGARLVVREEFQKRLHDRTAAEAADDIEERLDRKRVP, from the coding sequence ATGAGCGCAGACAGGAAACCCGTACCGGTGTCGCTTCCGCCGAAGCTCGTCGAAGAGTTAGACGCCCTCGTGGAGGAGGGACAGTTCGGATCGCGTTCGGAGGCGCTCCGATACGGTGCTCGGCTGGTGGTTCGCGAGGAGTTCCAGAAACGGCTCCACGACCGCACGGCAGCGGAGGCGGCGGACGACATCGAGGAGCGACTGGACCGCAAGCGTGTACCTTGA